In Nitratireductor mangrovi, the genomic window CGCCGAGGCCGGGGACGTCCGGAAGGATGTCGTGGACGCCATGTGCCAGGATGATGCGCCTGGCCGCGATCGCCGCGCCGTCCGCCAGGCAGACAACAAAGGAGTCGCGGCTGCCCTCGACGCGGATCACCTCTCCATTCCGGCTTTGCAGGGTGGGATAGCGCCCGAGATCGTCGCGGAAGCGCGCCAGGATTTCTCCAGGTGCGACACCATCCCAGCCAGCCACCCCGTGGGCCCCGGCAGACGTCCTGTTGCGCGGTGAACCGGCATCCACGACGAGAACCGACCGGCTCGCGCGCCCGAGTTGGAGCGCGGCAGTCAACCCGGCGAAGCTTCCGCCGATGACAATGACGTCGAACATAGCGTTGTCCTTCAGTGCGCCAGCATCTCGGCGACGATGTCCCCGGCACTCAGCGATGCCGGATAGTAGGTTGGCCAGTTGCTCAGTTCCTTCAGCAGTTCGGCGCGGTCGTCGCCCCAATAGAGGTGATAGTGGTCGGCCTTCTCCGGCGCGATCTTGTGGTCGCTGAACTGGATGAACTGCGGCGCATCGCTGTCGCCCCCGGTCTTCCTGAAGATGAACCGGACGCCGCGATTGCCCTTCTCGTAGGTCAGGATCTCATAGCCATCATATGCGTAGCGGCCCGCCGAAGCCTTGCCCGCCCGGTAGAAGGTGACCGTGCCGTCTTCGATCGTGATGCGCTCGACATCGGTCCGGTACCCGGCCTCGTAGTAGGCTTTGTAGTGTTCGGCGCTCGTTTCGCCGTTCTCCGCCTTGTGCATCCAGACAGGGTCCAGCGTGCCGTCCTGAAGATAGGGGTAGACCGACTGCCAGTCGCCGGCATAGTCCGACAACGGGCGGTCGCTGATCTGGCTGTCCTCGAAATAGCCCTTGTAGATTTGGCCGTCGCCGTGGTGATGAGCGTGGGTTTCCTTGCCCTCATGCGTCTGGCCGGAACCACCGACGGCCACGATGGTGAAGGGACGGCCCTCGACGGCGATCTCGACGGCCTTCGTGAAGGAGGCGGCATCGACCAGATGGAGCTTCGATTGCAGCGGGTCCGTGACAACGATGTTGTCGCCTGCAACAGCCACGCGCGGGCGCGAATCGGACCAAGGCCCATCCATCGAGTAGGGGTCGGTCAGCTTGAGCGAGGCGAGCATTTCACCACGGACCACGTCGAGCTGGTGCAACTGTCCATCCTCGGTGAAGACATAGGCGAACCTCGCCCGGACCGGATCGACGGCGAAGTGGACGCGGCGCGTGGCCAGTTCGACCAGACGGAAGGCATCGGCTTCGGCGGTCGGGTCGATCAGCACGACCTTGTCCGGTCCATAGTTGCCGAGGAAGTACTGCAGGCCACGACCACCCAGAAGCGTCGTCGCCTTTCCATCCGGAAGGCCATCTGCATAGGGCAGGTGCCGTATCTCAGGCGCAACCTTGCCATAAGTGACGACGAGAAGTCCTGTCGAGCAGGCGAAGGCAAGGATGTTGCCCGACGCCGCTTCACCGTGCAGGTCGGGACACTCGGCGACCGTACCTAACTCCGCGCCCACGCGATCCAGCACGCCGATACCAACAGGCAGGTTGGAGGGCTCTTGTAAGTCAGGAACGGACACCAGATCGTGACCGCCAAAGGCGACCGCGACCCCGTGATGTGGAGCGCCGGAACTCACCTCGCGGCTTGTCGCCTTGCCATTCAGTGCGTCCCGTTCGCCGAAAATGCGGGCGGCACCTTCCTTGTCGAAGAAGACGGCGAACTGGCCGTGGTGTTCGACGAAGTGGACCGGATATCCGCCGGCAATCTCAGCACCGGTTAGTCGCGGCGCTTCGACGTCCAGATCACGATGATCGCCATGGTCGTCGAATGCAATGCCGGTCGATATCGTTGAAACAACGTTGCCATCCCGTTGTACGGCGAAGACGGCGGCACCGCTACTGCTGCGGTAGAGTGCCGCTGGCGCCTTCACCTGGAAAGTGTCGATCACTTCGCGTTTGACGGCGTCCACCGCCGTTACCTTCGGCTCGGAATGATCCGACACGAACAGGCGCCATGCCGTCATTTCGTCGGCTTGCGCGGTCGCCACGCTCACACCTGCGAATAACCCGGAGGCGATCATGCCAAAGATTTTTTTCATCTCTTCTCGTCTCATATGTTATAACATTACTGCTTCAGGCCGAAAGAAAGGCGGATCACCCCGCCTCTCCGTTCGTCATGAAGGCCGTCAGCTGCCCAGGATAGCGCCTTTGATCGTGGTGACGTTGTGCCGCATCATGTCGATATAGGTCGCGGCAGGACCATCTTCCCCTGACAGAGCATCGGAATAGAGCGTGCCACCGATCCTGATACCGGTCTCGGACGCAATCTGCTCGATCAGGCGCGGGTTGGTGATGTTTTCGACAAAGATCGCCGACGCCTCGTCTTCCCTGACCTGCCGGATCAGCGCTGCGACATCTGCTGCCGAGGCTTCGGACTCGGTGGAGACACCCTCGGGTGCCAGAAACTTCAGCCCGTATTCGTGCTCGAAGTATCCGAAGGCATCATGCGAGGTGATGATCGTGCGCTTGTCCTCCGGGATCGCTGCCACCACGGCCTCGATCTCTTTCTCGAGCGCCTCGAGCTTTGCACCATAGGCTTCGGCGTTGGCCCTGTAGGTGTCGCAGCCGGCCGCATCGGCTGCGCAGAACGCGTCGGCGATGTTCTTCACGTAGACCTCGGCGTTGTGGACGGAATGCCAAGCATGGGGATCAAATTCGCCATGATGGTGACCATGATCTCCTTCGTGGGCATGTTCCTCCTCTTTCTCGTGGGCGTGTTCGCCGCTCTTGTCGTGAGCGTGTTCTTCCCCCTCTTCGTGCTTGTGCTTCTCCGCCTCATGGTCGTGCCTGGCCTCTTCCCCGTCGTGGTGGTCTTCTTCCGTACTCTTGAGGACCTCGCCGCCCTTGGTCAGTTCGACCACGGGCGCCTTGGTGCCGCTCGCCTCGACAAGGCGCTGAAGAAATCCTTCGAATTGCAGCCCGTTCACGAGAACAACATCGGCAGCCCCGACGGCCGCCGCATCGGCTGGCCTGGGTTCGTAGACGTGAGCATCGCCGTCCGGCCCCACCAGTGTGGTGATATCGACCTTGTCGCCACCGACATTGCGGGCAAAGTCGGCGATGATCGAGAAACTGGCCACGACGTTGAGGTTTTCCGCCGAAGCCATCGCCGTATGGCCCAGCGTCATGATGCTTGCGGCCGCGGCAAGCTTTGCCAGTTTGGACATTGCGATAAACTCCTCTGTCAGGCTGTACGATGAGAGTGATGCTGGATCCGCGTCGCGAGGACGCCGCGCGTGCCGGCAACGATGGAGACGACATAGATCATGCCCGCCGACAGGATGATGGCAGGACCCGAGGGCAGAGATGCATGGTAGGAAAGAAGAAGTCCGGAGACGCAGGACGCAATGCCGATTGCGACCGCAAGCACGCACATCCATTCCAACCGAACGGTCCAGAACCGGGCGGCAGTCGCGGGCAGCATCATCAGACCGACGGCCAACAGCGTTCCAAGCGCCTGGAAACCACCTACCAGGTTGAGCACGACCAGTCCGAGGAAGACGAAGTGGACGGGCGGCCCCAATCGCGACACGGAACGCAGGAACAGCGGATCGAGGCATTCGGCGACAAGGCCGCGCCAAAAGACAGCCAGTGATGCCAGGGTGAGTACCGTTATCCCGCCGATCAGCGTCAGCGCCTCGTTGTTGAGGGCGAGGACGGTGCCGAAGAGGACATGCATGAGATCGACGTTCGATCCGCGCATGGACACGATCAGCACGCCCAGCGCGAGTGAGATCAGGTAGAAGGCCGCCATCGAGGCATCTTCCTTCTGGACGGTCAGACGCGACACAGAGCCGGCCGCAATCGCCACGACCACGCCGGCGACCAGGCCGCCAAGCGTCATCGGAACGATCTCGAGCCCAAACAGCAGAAAGCCGGCTGCCGCGCCGGGCAGGATGGCGTGAGCCATCGCGTCACCCGTCAGGCTCATGCGGCGCAGCATCAGAAAAACGCCGACCGGGCAAGCGCTGATCGAAAGAAGCACCGCCCCCAGCAGAGCCCGTTGCATGAACGCGAACTCGATGAACGGCCCGAGCAGCAAGTCGTACAATCCACTCATCAGGCTGTCCCTCGCTGATGATCGCCATGCGAATGAGCGTGATCATGATGATCATGGCCGCTCACATCGCCGGGCGCACACCACGGAGCATCCTCGTCCCAGGCCTCGTGGAACTGACGGGCGCGCAGCAGGTTCTCCGGCGACAGCGTCCTGCGGGCTTCGCCCCATGCAATCGGGCTGCGGGCAAGCAGCAGCGCCTCCGGGAAATGGTGTCGGACCACATCAAGGTCGTGAACGACCACCATCACGGTCCGCTCCTCGCCGTGCCAGCGCTTGATGAGCGCGACAAGGTCGGCGACCGTTTTCATGTCGATGGCGTTGAAGGGTTCGTCCAGCAAGATCAGATCCGCATCCTGGACAAGCACGCGCGCGAAGAGCGCGCGTTGGAGTTGGCCTCCTGAAAGCGTGTCGATGGGCCGGCTCTCGAAACCTTCCAGGCCGACGGCCGAAAGCGCCTTGGCCACCGCCTCCCGATCCTCAGGCCCGTAGCGCCCCAGCAGCCCACGGCGTGGCCACAGGCCGAGCGAAACGAGATCAACGACGCGCGCGGGAAAAGTGCGGTCGAGCTCCGACTGCTGAGGCAGATAAGCGAGGCTCAGGCCGGGCGTGACCTTGCAGCTGCCTGCCATAGGCTTGAGTACACCGACGATGCCCTTCATGAGGGTCGACTTGCCCGATCCGTTCGCCCCGACGACAGCGGTGAGAGACCCCTTGCGGACAACGCCATTCAAGTGGTGAACAGCCGGATGGCTGTTGTAGCCGAGCGTCAGGTCTTTGAAGGTCACGCAGGCCGACATTGCAAACTCCGAGAGCGCGCCGGTGGACACGCTTGACGAGTGAATATGTTATGTTATTACGCTCGTCAAGAACGTTATACCGTAACGAATCGAGCGTTTGATGAACGCAGTTGAAGACGAGGCTGCTGCCGGGCCTGGCCGCGGCAGGCACGGACGCAACCAGCGGCTGGTATTGGACGCCTTGAGACAAACGGACAAACCGGTGGGCGCCTACGACCTCCTGCGGCAACTTCGCGGCGAGGGCTTCTGCTCGCCTGTACAGGTCTATCGAGCACTCGACCAGCTGATTGCCGAAGGCATCGTCCACAAGATCGAGAGCGTCAGCGCATATGCGCTTTGTACCCACACTGACTGCCGAAGGCGGGGTCATGCGGTCTTTGCCGTCTGCGCCCGATGCGGCCAGGCGACCGAGACTCACGATTCGTCCCTTGCCCGGCTGCTGGCGGAGATAGCGCGCAAGCAGGGTTTCCGGATCGAGGGGGCAACGGTGGAACTGTCGGGGCTGTGTGAAACCTGCTCAGATGCCTAAGGCTCCGGTCCTTATTCTCACCGGGTGTGGCAGTTTGGATATCGACGCGACAGCGCCTGGAGTGCCGGTTGTTTCGGCCACTTCAGCGGCTTTGCGCCCGCTTTTCGGCCATAGAGACCTACGTCGCGTCGCCATGTCCGCGGCAGTCATTCACCGGCCTGTCCTATTCCGCAGCCTGTCCGATGCCACCGCCGACGGACAGGCTTTCGAACAGCCGCGCCACCGCCTCCGCACCCGGGTCGTTGACATCGCGCAACCGTTCCTCGGAAATGTAGCTGGCGCGTCCGGCCTTGGCGCGCCGAATCGTGCCCGTGAAGTCTGCGCCCCCGCGCGCGGCCCTGGCCGCAGCGTCGATCCCCCGCGGCAGCGCTTCGAGGGCGGGAACCAGCGCATCAATCATCGTGCGGTCGCCCGGTTCTGCACCTCCCACCTGACGAATGCGGTTCAGTCCGGCAGACAGTGATGCGATCCAGTCCTTGCCGCTGGCCGAAGCATCTCCGGCGGCGGTGAAGAAGATTGCCAGCAGAACACCGGACGAGCCACCCATGGTCTGGCTGAGTTCCATCCCCACCGCACGGTAGAGCTGCGTCAGATCGGCCAAAGGAAGGCGATCGAGTGCGTTCATCAGGGCACGTGCAGCGGTTGCCAGGGTGGTTCCGGTGTCGCCGTCACCTGCCTTCGAATCCAGCGCGTTCAGTGCGGCTTCGGCGCGGATCATGATTTCGCAGCATCTGCGGATCAGATCGCGCCTTGCCGGGAATGCCGATGGCATCGGCTGAATCGGCGTCAAACCGTCGGGCAGCGGATGTTTCTCGACCTTGCCAAATGCTTCGAGCGGCGGCCAGGCTGCTGGAGCGACGGGCGCCAGCAAGGCACTTTCGAGTTCCTTGGTTGCTGGCACCAGCGACAGGGAAAAACCGTGCATGTCGAGTGAGGTCATCATCGCTGCCGGGCCGACGATCCACTTGATCTGCTCCCCGATCGCCGAACGCGCCAGTTGCTCGGCAAGAATCGACATTTCCAGATGAGTGGTGCTCCCCAGATTGTTCAGCAACGCAACATGCGGCCCTGGTTTGAGCGACCGTTCAAGGCGCCCCACCACGGTCGCCATGGCATGCTTGGCATCCTTGTAGATCACCTGCTCGGCACCGGCTTCCCCATGGATGCCAAGGCCGAGTTCGGCGTGGCCCGGCCGGATGCGGTCATCCTTCGGCGAGCCGGGAATGGTGCAGGTATCGAGCGACATGCCTATCGATATGACGCTGTCGATAACCTTTTGGGCAGCAGACGTGACCGAGTCGAGGTCCTGACCGGCGTCGGCCAGCGCCCCAGCCACCTTGTGTACGAACAGCGTTCCGGCTACCCCACGCGCTTGCGGCAGGTCCGGCAGAGCGATGTCGTCGTCCACTATGACCATGTTCACGTTGAGGCCGAAGGCGCGCGCGCGCTCGGCCGCAAGGCCGAAATTGAGCCTGTCGCCCGTGTAGTTTTTCACGATGAGCAGGCAGCCGGCCTTGCCCGTGACGGTAAGGATTGCGGCCAGAACCGCATCGACGGAAGGCGAGGCGAAGATATCGCCGCAGACAGCGGCCGTGAGCATTCCCTGGCCTACGAAACCGGCATGAGCTGGCTCGTGGCCCGATCCGCCGCCCGACACGATCGCGACCTTGGACCTGTCCCAGTCGGTGCGAAAGACGACCTTGATATGCGGGTAGCCGTCGAGTCGGGCGAGCCGTCCTCCGGAACCACGCAGCACCCCGTCAACCGCGTCGACAACGAGGGTGTCTTTCGTATTGTAAAACTGTGCCATGCACTTCTCCTCAAATGACACGGGCGCCACGGTCGTCGAAATAGAGCGGCCTCTCGGGCCGCAGCGAAATCGTGTCGCCGGGCCGCAACGTGGTGTGCGCGTCGACGAGCGTGACCAGCGCGTGGTTCTCTATGAGCAAGTGTAGCCGGGTCTGATCCCCGAGATGCTCGACCCGGGTGACACTTGCCGGCTTGCCGTCACCCTCGCGGATGTGTTCGGGCCGCAAGGCAATGGTCGCTGCCCTATCGGGTGCGCCGCCGAAGACCCCCGCTGGCAAGGTATTGATACGTGGCTGGCCGAGCCTCGTTGCCACGTAGAGGCTGGCCGGATTTTCGTAGATTTCGCGCGGTGTTCCGAACTGGACAAGCTGACCCCGGTCAAGCACGCCGACATGAGTGGCCATGGTCATTGCCTCGACCTGATCGTGCGTAACGTAGACAAGGGTCGAACCCAGATCGGACTGGATGCGTTTCAATTCAATCCGCAGATCGGCGCGCAGCTTGGCGTCAAGCGAACTCAGCGGCTCATCCATCAGGAAGACCTGAGGTCTGCGGACCAGCGCCCGGCCGATGGACACCCGCTGCATTTCGCCGCCGGAAAGCGCCGTTGCCTTGTTGTCGAGCTTGTGCGCGATCTGCAACACGTCGGCCACCTCGGCCACGCGGCGTTCAATCTGCGTCTGCGGCGTGTTGAGGATCGGCGAGCGAAGCGGAAATTCGAGGTTCTGGCGAACTGTCAGGTGGGGATAGAGCGAGTATTGCTGGAACACCATCGCGATGTTGCGCTGGGCGGGCGTGTCGGCAATTACGCTCCGGCCGCCGATCCGGATATCTCCCGCATCCGGCGTCTCCAGTCCGGAAATGAGCCTGAGCGTGGTCGTCTTGCCAACGCCGGTGGGGCCAAGCAGCACGACGAATGCCCCGTCGGGCACTGTCATCGTCACGTTGCTGACGGCATCGATGTCTCCAAACGACTTGGAGACGCCCTCGAGCACAACTTCAGCCATGAGCAATCTCCCTTGCTCCGACCGTTCTGAGATGCGGCCGGTCCAGGATCAGGCTCGAGCCGGTCTCGGCATCGAACAATGATAGCGTTTTGGTGTTGAAGGCGAGCCCGGTCATGTCGCCGATACGCGCCGGCTGATCGGAGGGGACACGCGCCTTGACGTCGCCATTTGGCGTATCGAGCGTGACGATCTGTGTCGTGCCGAGATATTCGGTCGCGATAACCTGTCCGCGATAGGATGAATCGTCCTCCAGCCTGATATGTTCTGGCCTGACACCCAGTGCGAATTTCCGAGCCTGGGTCTGCTGCTCCAGTCTGGGAATTGCGACCGCGGCTTCCGCAAGCGCCACGCTGTTCGCGTGAGGCTCCAAAGGCCCATCAAAATGCAGGAAGTTCATCGGCGGCGAGCCGATGAAATCGGCGACGAACATGGTCGCGGGATCGTCATAGATTTCCTGCGGCGTTCCCCATTGCTCCACGACGCCGTGGTTCATGACCGCGATCTTGTCGCCCATCTGCATGGCTTCGAGCTGGTCATGAGTCACATAGACGGTTGTCGCGCCCATGCGGTCGTGCAGCGCCCGCAATTCCTCCGCCATGTGCTCACGGAACTCGGCATCGAGCGCACCAAGCGGCTCGTCCATGAGAAAGGCCTTCGGCTCGCGCACGATGGCCCTGCCGAGCGCGACACGTTGCCGATCGCCTGACGACAGGGCGCCAACCGGCCGATCGAGAATGTCTTCGATGCCAAGGATGCGCGAAACCTCGCCAACCCGCTGCCGGACATCCGATCGGCGCATGCCCTGACTGATCAGCGGATAGGATATGTTCCGTCGAACGTTCATGTGCGGGTAGAGCGCAAACATCTGGAACACGAACGCGATGTCACGCGCACTGGCCGGCATCTGCGCCACATCCTGCCCGTCAAGAAGTATCTGGCCGGATGTCGGCAATTCCAGCCCGGCGATCATGCGCAGCGTTGTCGTCTTGCCGCAGCCCGAAGGTCCGAGCAGCATGAAGAACTCACCGTCTCGGATGGTAAAGTCCGATCCCTCCACGGCAACGAACTCACCGAACTCCTTTCGCAGATTGCGGATGACGATCTCGGCCATTCCTCCTACTCCCGGAAATGGCTGACGATGATGAACATCACCGTGCCGGCGAGCGTTACGATGAACGACCAGGAATAGGCCCACATCACGTAGGGTTGCATCAGCATCACGACGCCAAGGCCAATGAGGATCGATGCCAGCATCTCCCACGGGCCGCGCCTTAGGCGGAGCAGTCCGTTGATGATCTCGCTCATTTGCGCACCGCCCCAAAAGTGATGCCACGCAGCAGATGTTTGCGAAGCAGAATGGTGAAGATCATCACCGGGAGGAGAAACAGTGTGGCTCCAGCCGCGACGGCCGGCCAATCCTTGCCGATGCCGATGATGGTCGGGATGAACGGCGGCGCGGTTTGCGCTGTCCCCGACGTCAGCAGAACGGCAAAAGCGTATTCGTTCCAGGAAAAGATCAGGCAGAAGATCGCCGTGCTCGCGATGCCGGTCGCAGCCTGCGGCAGGACCACCTTGTAGAAGGCCTGGAAGCGCGTGTAGCCGTCGATCAGCGCCGCCTCCTCGTATTCCCGCGGGATCTCGTCAATGAACCCCTTCAGTAGCCAGACCGCGAGCGAGATGTTCACCGCCGTATAGAGCAGGATCATCCCCAGATGCGTGTCAGAGAGGCCAAGCGTGCGGAACATGAGGAAGATCGGGATTGCCACGGCGATTGGCGGCATCATCCGCGTCGAAAGGATGAAAAAGAGAAGATCATCCTTCAGCGGCACCTTGAACCGGCTGAATGCGTAGGCAGCGAGCGTGCCGAGAAAGACGCTCAGAAACGTAGACCCAAAGCCTATGATCACCGAGTTCAGGAACCTATCGCCGAACCGCGACGGGCCCGAGATAACCATGTCGTACTGGCGCACGATGGCATCGTACCAGGTCTGCGGTGGGCCATGTGCCTCAAGCGCCTCCGGGTTCATTCGCGTGCGCGTCGTGAAAAGGTTCACATAGCCTTCTAGGGTCGGTTCGAAGATCACCTTTGGCGGGTAGGCGATGGCGTCCGAAGGCGACTTGAAGCCGGTAGCGACGATCCACACCAGTGGCAGAAGCGTAACGACCGCATAAAGGACGACCATCGTCCCGGCCACCCATTTCTGCCTCGGAGAAGGCTCGGTGATCGAATAGCTGCTCATCGTTCCTTCACCTTGTTGAGCGCCTTCACGTAGATCGACGCCAGGCCGAAGACGGTGACAAATAGAATGATCGCGTAAGCAGAGGCATAGCCGGTACGCCATTTCTCAAATGCTTCGCGCTTGAGATTGATGGACGTGAGTTCCGTCACCGAGCCAGGCCCACCGCCAGTGAGTTGCACGACGAGGTCGAACATCTTGAAGTTCTCGATGCCGCGGAACAGTACCGCCAGCATCAGGAAGGGCAGCACCATCGGGACGGTGATCGTCCAGAATTGCCGCCAGGGCGAAGCGCGGTCGATCGCCGCCGCTTCATAGATGTATCCTGGGATCGAGCGAAGGCCGGCCAGGCAGATCAGCATGACGAACGGCGTCCACATCCATGTGTCGACGATGACGATGGCCCAAGGGGCGAGATCAACCGATCCGATCATGGAAAAAGATGACGGGTCGATGCCCGTGAAGAACGACACCGCGTAGTTGAACAGCCCGATCTGCGGTTGGTAGAGAAAGGTCCAGAAATTGCCCACTACCGCCGGCGACAGCATCATCGGCAGGACGATGATCGTGGTCCAGAGATCATTGCCGCGGAACTTCTTGTTGATCAGATAGGCAAGCGCAAAGCCCAAGACGACCTGCAGGACCAATGTCCAGATCAGGAAGTGCGCGGTCGCCTGCATGGTCAGCCAGATGTCGCGATCGGTGAGAATGCGCGTGTAGTTGCGGAGCCCGACCCACTCCAACTCGGCGCCGGCCCGGTTCGCCCGGTAGTTCGTCAGGCTGAGTCTGATCGTCCAAGCGAGCGGGAAGATGTTGATCGCCAGAAGCAGGAAGATGGTAGGCGCAACGAATATCCAGGCGATTGCGCGATCGCTCAGTCCGCGCATTCTTCGCGCGATACCTGACGGCGTTGCCTGCGCAATCCGGTCCATCGCTGATTCAGACATGGCTGGGACACTTTAGCAATAAACGATCTGGCGCCTTTCCGCAGCAAACCGCGGGACGACTTTCAGCGCACGGGGTCCCCGCCCGGCCGACGCCGGGCGGGGGCTCGAGGGAGGACCGATCTTAAATCCTGCCGTCGTCTTCGAAATTTTCCGTCCAGTCCCTGACCAGGCCGTCCAGGGCTTCCTGAGCCGTGCCCTGCCCTGCCACGACATAGTCGTGGAAGCGCTTCTGGGTGTCCTGCAGCAGAGTTGCGTAGCTGGGCTCTGCCCAGAAGTCTTTCACGATCGCCATCGAGTCGAGGAAGGTCTGGGCGTAAGGCTGGCTTTGCGGAAACTCGGGCGCCAGAGTAACAGCCTTAAGGCAGGAGAAGCCGCCCATCGACCACCACTTGGCCTGCACCTCGGGCTGCGCAAACCACTTGATATACTCAAGCGCGGCGTCCTTCTTCTGCGAATAGGCCACCACCGAGATTCCCTGGCCGCCCAGCTGGGCGAACTGGTCGCCATCGGGGCCGGCGGGGTTGGCGAAATAGCCCGTCTTGCCTCCACCGACATTGGCGTCGGTCTCGAAGCCCGGCCAGGTAAAGGCGAAGTTCATCTGCATCGCGACCTGGCCCGACTTGAAGGCATCGATGCCTTCCGACATGTAGCCGTTCGAAGACCCCGGCGGCGTGCAGCAATCATACAGCGCCTTGTAGTATTCGAGTCCCGCCACGGCGCCTGGCGAGTTGACGAAGCCTTCCATCTCGTACGGCTTGTCCGGGTTCTCGTACTTGAAGCCGAAGCTGTAGAGCACGTCCATCGCACCCATGGTGATGCCTTCGGAACCGCGCTCTGTGTAGATCGACGCGCCATAGACGGTCTTGCCGTCAATCTCGCGATTCTGAAAGAACTCGGCGATATCCTTGAGCTCGGCGAAGGTCTTGGGCGCAGCGAGATCGCGCCCGTACTTCTCCTTGTATTCGGCCTGCAACTCCGGCCGCTCGAACCAGTCCTTACGGTAGGTCCAGCCGACGACGTCGCCGAATGCCGGCAGCGCCCAGTAGTTGGGCGTGTTCTTCGGCCACTGCGAATAGCCGACCACCGTCGCGTCGATAAAGTCGTCCATCTTGATGCCGTTGGCGTCGAAGAAGTCGTTGAGCTTGATATAGTGGCCGTTCTCGGCGGAACCGCCGATCCACTGGCTGTCCCCGATCATCAGATCGCAAAGCTGGCCGCCGGAATTCAGCTCATTGAGCATTCGGTCGGCGAAGTTCGGCCACGGCACGAATTCGAAGCTCATCTTGTGGCCGGACTGGGCCTCGAAGTCCTTCGACAGCGCGACCAGAGCGTTGGCCGGGTCCCAGGCGGCCCAGCAAAGCGTAAGGTCCTCGGCCTGCGCGGCACTCGAGGCGAACGCTGCAGTAAGCGAAATAGCGGCAACGGATGCCAGATGGGCACGTTTCATGATGGGTCCTCCCGAAAAGACGCAAACATAAGCTTACGTACCTCAAACTAAATGAGGTACGTACCTCATGTCAACTCAGAATCTGACGATCGTGGATTGCGTCGACTGGCAGCCGGAATTGCACGGGTTCTTAAAGGGCCGCGGCCCAGCGGATCAGACCAGGTTTTCGCGCACCACAATCTCGATTCTGATGCGTTCCTGCGACTGGACTATGTCGAGCCCGTCACTCTTGGCGCGCAATACCCGCAGGGCGCTGCGCACGATATGGCCGACATTCTGGCTGATGACGGCGTCCATCAGATTATCGCGCAACGCGTCGCGCGTAACATCGGTAAGCTCATGGCCGATGACCGTTATGTTGCTCCGGCGCCCATAACCGCGCAGCAGATCGACCAGCGCGTGACTGCCGTGGCCGACCGAATATATGCCGTTGATATCCCCTCGCTCCGCCAGCACGGCGGTGACAACACGTGCAGTGAGGTCTTCATTGTCGTGGTTCTCCAGCGACGGCAGCACTTCAATCTCGGGGAAGGATTCAGCCATCACCTGATCGAAGCCCAGACGCCGCTCGACATTATCCCGAGCCTGCATCGAGCTGACCAGAACCATGACCGAACCGCCTGTATTTCCTAGGAATTTCCCCATCAGGAAGCCGGCTGTGCGCCCGGCCGCGAC contains:
- a CDS encoding carbohydrate ABC transporter permease, whose protein sequence is MSSYSITEPSPRQKWVAGTMVVLYAVVTLLPLVWIVATGFKSPSDAIAYPPKVIFEPTLEGYVNLFTTRTRMNPEALEAHGPPQTWYDAIVRQYDMVISGPSRFGDRFLNSVIIGFGSTFLSVFLGTLAAYAFSRFKVPLKDDLLFFILSTRMMPPIAVAIPIFLMFRTLGLSDTHLGMILLYTAVNISLAVWLLKGFIDEIPREYEEAALIDGYTRFQAFYKVVLPQAATGIASTAIFCLIFSWNEYAFAVLLTSGTAQTAPPFIPTIIGIGKDWPAVAAGATLFLLPVMIFTILLRKHLLRGITFGAVRK
- a CDS encoding dihydroxyacetone kinase subunit DhaK; translated protein: MAQFYNTKDTLVVDAVDGVLRGSGGRLARLDGYPHIKVVFRTDWDRSKVAIVSGGGSGHEPAHAGFVGQGMLTAAVCGDIFASPSVDAVLAAILTVTGKAGCLLIVKNYTGDRLNFGLAAERARAFGLNVNMVIVDDDIALPDLPQARGVAGTLFVHKVAGALADAGQDLDSVTSAAQKVIDSVISIGMSLDTCTIPGSPKDDRIRPGHAELGLGIHGEAGAEQVIYKDAKHAMATVVGRLERSLKPGPHVALLNNLGSTTHLEMSILAEQLARSAIGEQIKWIVGPAAMMTSLDMHGFSLSLVPATKELESALLAPVAPAAWPPLEAFGKVEKHPLPDGLTPIQPMPSAFPARRDLIRRCCEIMIRAEAALNALDSKAGDGDTGTTLATAARALMNALDRLPLADLTQLYRAVGMELSQTMGGSSGVLLAIFFTAAGDASASGKDWIASLSAGLNRIRQVGGAEPGDRTMIDALVPALEALPRGIDAAARAARGGADFTGTIRRAKAGRASYISEERLRDVNDPGAEAVARLFESLSVGGGIGQAAE
- a CDS encoding ABC transporter ATP-binding protein, with product MAEVVLEGVSKSFGDIDAVSNVTMTVPDGAFVVLLGPTGVGKTTTLRLISGLETPDAGDIRIGGRSVIADTPAQRNIAMVFQQYSLYPHLTVRQNLEFPLRSPILNTPQTQIERRVAEVADVLQIAHKLDNKATALSGGEMQRVSIGRALVRRPQVFLMDEPLSSLDAKLRADLRIELKRIQSDLGSTLVYVTHDQVEAMTMATHVGVLDRGQLVQFGTPREIYENPASLYVATRLGQPRINTLPAGVFGGAPDRAATIALRPEHIREGDGKPASVTRVEHLGDQTRLHLLIENHALVTLVDAHTTLRPGDTISLRPERPLYFDDRGARVI
- a CDS encoding ABC transporter ATP-binding protein; the encoded protein is MAEIVIRNLRKEFGEFVAVEGSDFTIRDGEFFMLLGPSGCGKTTTLRMIAGLELPTSGQILLDGQDVAQMPASARDIAFVFQMFALYPHMNVRRNISYPLISQGMRRSDVRQRVGEVSRILGIEDILDRPVGALSSGDRQRVALGRAIVREPKAFLMDEPLGALDAEFREHMAEELRALHDRMGATTVYVTHDQLEAMQMGDKIAVMNHGVVEQWGTPQEIYDDPATMFVADFIGSPPMNFLHFDGPLEPHANSVALAEAAVAIPRLEQQTQARKFALGVRPEHIRLEDDSSYRGQVIATEYLGTTQIVTLDTPNGDVKARVPSDQPARIGDMTGLAFNTKTLSLFDAETGSSLILDRPHLRTVGAREIAHG
- a CDS encoding carbohydrate ABC transporter permease, coding for MSESAMDRIAQATPSGIARRMRGLSDRAIAWIFVAPTIFLLLAINIFPLAWTIRLSLTNYRANRAGAELEWVGLRNYTRILTDRDIWLTMQATAHFLIWTLVLQVVLGFALAYLINKKFRGNDLWTTIIVLPMMLSPAVVGNFWTFLYQPQIGLFNYAVSFFTGIDPSSFSMIGSVDLAPWAIVIVDTWMWTPFVMLICLAGLRSIPGYIYEAAAIDRASPWRQFWTITVPMVLPFLMLAVLFRGIENFKMFDLVVQLTGGGPGSVTELTSINLKREAFEKWRTGYASAYAIILFVTVFGLASIYVKALNKVKER